CGGTGACATCTTAAAACATGACAATTGACAATAAAAGAAAGCCGGAAGTTAAAGAAGATACAGGAAGATCAGAAGTTAAGCGAAGCAGCTTCCATTGCCTGCTGGCTTTCGCCAAAGGATTTTATTTAATCTATAAAAACAAGCAGAAGAAAAATCACACATTATGCAAGTACAAATTTTTCATATCCGTCTGACAAAAGAACACCTGAATAGCGATCAGGAGGCTGTCAATACTTTTCTGGAAAGCGTATCCGTAACCAAAACACACGTTGAGCTAATCAGTGGCCCACCTAACTACTGGTCGCTGTTGGTTTTTTATGATCCTGCCGTGAAACAGGAAAAGACAGAGCAACGTTTGCCGAAGATAACCGAAGAAATGATCCGGAACCTTACACCTGAAG
The sequence above is drawn from the Microbacter margulisiae genome and encodes:
- a CDS encoding HRDC domain-containing protein: MQVQIFHIRLTKEHLNSDQEAVNTFLESVSVTKTHVELISGPPNYWSLLVFYDPAVKQEKTEQRLPKITEEMIRNLTPEENRLYEALREWRWDKASQMKLKSFMICTNFDLLMLVKAMPKTIEELTGVKGFGEYKTQQYGEELLNVIHNA